One region of Triticum aestivum cultivar Chinese Spring chromosome 6B, IWGSC CS RefSeq v2.1, whole genome shotgun sequence genomic DNA includes:
- the LOC123133574 gene encoding uncharacterized protein — protein sequence MREDIPYIFTPQGKLEPAKRKKGLLCVASSPCLDIKVGQTYQMSCFIRLLLCWAPSLTFLPSRMSTRSASTCVPARSWVARSMSWLSHRAKTSLPASFTLGRCHRLSAQLQDRDTPPCDDSSSTRRPPTPVTLFLLQHSIAGDLFLGIWKRKTMKRGGYLSICLVFWLYFIASFIVFCTGLVV from the exons ATGAGGGAAGATATACCATATATATTCACTCCTCAAGGGAAGCTGGAACCTGCAAAACGCAAGAAAGGGTTGTTGTGTGTTGCGTCCTCGCCATGTCTGGACATCAAGGTTGGGCAGACCTACCAGATGTCCTGCTTCATTCGATTGTTGCTCTGCTGGGCTCCTTCTCTGACCTTCTTGCCTTCGCG GATGAGCACCAGATCGGCGTCGACGTGTGTGCCCGCAAGGTCGTGGGTTGCGAGGTCTATGAGCTGGTTGAGCCACCGCGCGAAGACATCACTTCCCGCTTCGTTCACGCTTGGCCGCTGCCACCGGCTCTCTGCTCAG CTGCAAGACAGAGACACGCCACCATGCGATGATTCTTCTTCCACTCGCAGGCCTCCCACTCCAGTAACTCTTTTTCTGCTCCAGCATAGCATAGCTG GTGATTTGTTTCTTGGAATTtggaagaggaagacgatgaagcgTGGTGGTTATCTatcaatatgccttgtgttctggTTGTACTTCATAGCTAGTTTCATTGTATTTTGTACTGGTCTGGTTGTATGA